The window CTGTCGTTCTTCGCCGACGCCGGGGAGAGCGTAGGGGTCGACGCCGAGGCGCACTCCACCGACCAGGTGCTCCGACTGCGCGTCTTCACCGGCTGTCGCCCCGGCGTGGACGATCTCGACCGGGCCGACCCGGCCACCGGTCCCGTGCCGTCGACGCTCGACGCCGTGGTCACCGAGATCACCGCAGCCGACCCCGGAAGCCCGCCCGGTCCGAGCACCCCGAGTGGAAGCCCGGCCGCTACGTCCGGCCCGAGCGGAAGCCCGCCCGGGGCGACAGGCGGGAATTCGGTGGGGGAGAGCAGGGCGGTCGTCTGTGCGGGCGGGGGGACGATCTCCACCTTCGTGCGGGACGCCGGGCCGGCCGGCACTGACGACGGGCCGCGTGGTGTGCCGGAGGGGACGGTGCCGGTCTGGGCGGACGCGGGCGGGTGGGCGTACCGCGTGGGGTCCGAATCGGTCGTGGTGACGGTGGAGCAGGGGCGTTATCGGGTCAGCGTGACCACCGGGTGTCGGGCCGGCTGAAAGCCGGTCAATAGACGAGAGCCTGGGCTCCGTCCGACATGATCTCCTCGACGAAGACCGCGGCGCCCGCGATCCGGATGCCCGGGATCACGTCGGCGGGGGTGATCTCGCGGCGGGCCGCGCACTGCGTGCAGGCGGTGACCCGGCCGGCTTCCAGGAGGAGTTCGAGCAGGTCGGGCAGCGGGGCGGCGTGGGCCAACCGGAAGGTCGCGGCCCGGCCGGGCAGGGCGAACCAGGTGGACTCGCCGGTCAGCCACAGCGACACGCCGACTCCGGCGGCCGCGGCGGTGCTCGCCACGTTGAACGCCTGGTTGCAGCGCTCCGGCGCGTCGGCTCCGGCGGTGGCCTTGACGACCAGCAAACGTGCCATACCGGCCAGCATAAGATGGGCCGGTCATGGTTACGGAGATCGGGTTCGTGAGTCTGCTGGTGGCCGCCCTCGGTGGGCTGGCCGGCGGCTTCGGCTATCTGGCAATGCGCATTTCGAGGGGACGCTGGTGAGCAACGAGACGGAAAACCCGCTGGGCCCGCCGCCGTGGCTCAACGCTCCACCGGTCGAGGGCTACCCCTATGAGGACACCCACGACCTGCGGTCCGGCCCGGATCTGCATCCGTCGCTGCTCGGGCTGCTGCCGTTCGTCGGGTTGTGGCGTGGGCGTGGGCAGGGCGGGTTCCCCTTCGAGGACGACTACAACTTCGCTCAGGAGATCCGGCTCAGTCACGACGGCCGGTCGTTCCTACGCTATGAGTCGCGGGCCTGGCTGCTCGACGACGAGTCGAAGCCGATCGGGCAGGCGCTCGTCGAGTCCGGGTTCTGGCGTCCGGTGCTGGTCGACGGGCGGCCGGGCGACGAGATGGAGGCCACGATGATCCGGCCGGACGGCGTGGCCGAGCTCTACCTGGGCAAAGCGGCCACGACCCGGCTGGAGATGGTGGCCGACGCGGTGGCGTATACGCCGTCCGGCCTGCACGTCACGGGTGGTCAGCGGCTGTTCGGGATCGTCGAGGGCGCGCTGCTCTACGCGCACGAGCTCGCCATCGACAACAGCGGTCTGAAGCCACACATGTCGGCACGTCTGCTCCGCATCGGCGGCTGAAGTCAAAGGCGGCTCTCAGTGCTGTCCCCGCTCGTCCGGGACCGCACTGAGAGCGGCCGGGAAACCGAGAGCGGCCAGGAGGCGGGGCGTCCACCGGGAGCGCGGGCGCGACTCACCGTCCAGTGCGACCACCTCGGCCAGGCCACGCAGCGACGATGCCAGCCAGATCGCGTCGGCGGCGGCCAGTTCGGGCCGGGTGACCATCCGTTCGGCGGCGGCCAGGCCCAGCGACGGCGCCAGCGACAGCAGGTGGGCGGCTGTGATGCCGGGCAGGATTCCGGCCTCCGCCGGTGGGACCGTGCACAACTCGCCGCCGGCCAGCCAGACGACTGATGCGGTGGGCGCTTCCCGTACGTACCCCTCGGTGGAAAGCCAGATGAGGTCGTCGGCGCCGAGCCGTGCCGCCCAGCGCCGGGCCGCGAAATTCTCCGCGTAGGACAGTGACTTGGCCGCGGAGACGGACCACGGCGGACGCCGCACCGAGACGCCCTGATCCGCGCTGATCACCCGGATGCCGTCGTGGCGTTCGCGCAGCACCCCCGGCGGCACCGGCGAGACCGAGACGTGCAACACATCCCGGGTGTAGATGATGCGTAGCGCGCCGACCTCGGTCGTCGCCGCGATGCGGTCGCGGAGCGAGGGCAGTGGTGGCGCGGGTAGCCCGAGGATCTCCGCCGACGACGCGAGCCGGGAAAGATGCTGGTCGAGCAGCCACGGCCCGGACTCCCGCAGGTCGATCGTCTCAAAGACGCCGTCGCCGAGAAGGTCGGTGGGCGCGACAAGGATCCGGTCGTTCACCCGAACTATGCTCGTCTGGTGTCCGCCACATCGCTAGCCGCCATGCTCCGCGAGCGGGGCCTGCGACTCACCCCACAGCGCCAGCTGATCCTCGAAGCGGTGCACGAGCTCGGTCATGCGACACCCGAGTCGGTGCACAACGCGGTCCGTGAGCGGGCCGCCGGGGTCAACATCACCACGGTCTACCGGACCCTGGAGCTGTTGGAGGAGTTGGGCCTGGTCAACCACACCCACCTGTCGCACGGTTCGCCGACTTATCACGCGGCCGGCGAGGATCAGCACGTCCATCTGGTGTGCCGGACGTGCGGTTCGATCGCCGAGGTCGATCCGGTGGTGATGGAGCCGGTGACCGATCGCCTGCTGGGCGAGCGCGACTTCCGGGTCGATGTGGGGCACGTGTCGCTGTTCGGAGTCTGCGGTAGCTGCAAGGAGGCCGAGTGACCACCGTCATGGTCGAGGACCTGGAGCCGGGTTCGGCCGATGCCGGGGTGCCGGCGCACTTCGGCGACCCGATGCGCGAGCAGCGCCTGTTGGAGACCGGTGTCGGCCTGGTCGACAGGTCGAACCGTGAGGTGATCGCGGTTCCCGGCGAGGAGCGGGCGAGCTGGCTGCACACGCTGACCACCCAGCACCTGTCGACGCTCGGTGCCGATCAGGGCAGTGAGCTGCTGGTGCTCTCCCCGAACGGGCACGTCGAGCAGCACGCCTACGTCACCGAGGACGGTACGACGGCCTGGCTGGACACCGAGCCGGGCGCCGGTGCGGGCCTGCTCAAATACCTGGAGATGATGCGGTTCTTCACCCGCGTCGACCCGCGCGACGCGACCGCTGAGCTGGCGGTCCTCTCCCTGGTCGGCCCGGGCGCGGCGGAGCTCTTCCCGGACCTCGCGGCCCCTCAGGTGGGCGCGGTGCCGGGTCCGAGATTCGCCGCCGGGTCCGTTCCGGCTCGGGCGACGAGCATCTATTCGGTACGGCCATACGAGGGCGGACTGGCTCGCCGGGTGCCGCTCGGGGTCGACCTGCTGGTGCCGAGGTCCGCCAAGGACGCGGTGATCGAGCGGCTCGGCGTGCAGCGCGCCGGCCTCTGGGCCTACGAGGCGGTCCGGGTCGCGCACCGCGTGCCGAGGCTGGGCTGGGAGACCGACCACCGGACGATCCCGGCCGAGATCGAGCTGATGGCCCCGGGCGTGCACCTGGACAAGGGTTGCTACCGCGGCCAGGAGACGGTCGCCCGGGTGCACAACCTGGGCCGTCCGCCCCGCCGCCAGGTCCTGTTGCACCTGGACGGGGTGGCCACCGATCATCCACCGGCCCGTGGTACGGCGGTCGAGCTGGACGGCCGCGCGGTCGGTTTCGTCGGCACCGCGGTCCGTCATCACGAACTGGGCATGGTCGCCCTGGCGGTGCTGAAGCGCAATGTGCCGGATGATGCCCGTCTGACCGTGGGGGAGTCGGCAGCCGCCATCGACCCGGAATGAGTCATGGCAGGATGCGGGCATGACCGGGACTGTGATCACCGTCGCCCCGACCGGCGCGGAGAGCAAGAAGGTGGATGCGCCGGCCCTGCCAGTGACCCTGGCCGAGCTGACCACCACCGCCAAGGAGTGCGAGGCGCTGGGCGCTTCGATCGTTCATGTCCACATCCGGGATGATGACGCCCGCCCGACCCTCGATCAGGGCCGGCTGCGTGACACGGTGGCCGGGTTGCGGGAGGCGACCGGCCT of the Actinoplanes sichuanensis genome contains:
- a CDS encoding DsrE family protein, which codes for MLAGMARLLVVKATAGADAPERCNQAFNVASTAAAAGVGVSLWLTGESTWFALPGRAATFRLAHAAPLPDLLELLLEAGRVTACTQCAARREITPADVIPGIRIAGAAVFVEEIMSDGAQALVY
- the mtfM gene encoding small membrane protein MtfM, with product MVTEIGFVSLLVAALGGLAGGFGYLAMRISRGRW
- a CDS encoding FABP family protein, whose amino-acid sequence is MSNETENPLGPPPWLNAPPVEGYPYEDTHDLRSGPDLHPSLLGLLPFVGLWRGRGQGGFPFEDDYNFAQEIRLSHDGRSFLRYESRAWLLDDESKPIGQALVESGFWRPVLVDGRPGDEMEATMIRPDGVAELYLGKAATTRLEMVADAVAYTPSGLHVTGGQRLFGIVEGALLYAHELAIDNSGLKPHMSARLLRIGG
- a CDS encoding aminotransferase class IV; its protein translation is MNDRILVAPTDLLGDGVFETIDLRESGPWLLDQHLSRLASSAEILGLPAPPLPSLRDRIAATTEVGALRIIYTRDVLHVSVSPVPPGVLRERHDGIRVISADQGVSVRRPPWSVSAAKSLSYAENFAARRWAARLGADDLIWLSTEGYVREAPTASVVWLAGGELCTVPPAEAGILPGITAAHLLSLAPSLGLAAAERMVTRPELAAADAIWLASSLRGLAEVVALDGESRPRSRWTPRLLAALGFPAALSAVPDERGQH
- a CDS encoding Fur family transcriptional regulator: MLRERGLRLTPQRQLILEAVHELGHATPESVHNAVRERAAGVNITTVYRTLELLEELGLVNHTHLSHGSPTYHAAGEDQHVHLVCRTCGSIAEVDPVVMEPVTDRLLGERDFRVDVGHVSLFGVCGSCKEAE
- the ygfZ gene encoding CAF17-like 4Fe-4S cluster assembly/insertion protein YgfZ, giving the protein MVEDLEPGSADAGVPAHFGDPMREQRLLETGVGLVDRSNREVIAVPGEERASWLHTLTTQHLSTLGADQGSELLVLSPNGHVEQHAYVTEDGTTAWLDTEPGAGAGLLKYLEMMRFFTRVDPRDATAELAVLSLVGPGAAELFPDLAAPQVGAVPGPRFAAGSVPARATSIYSVRPYEGGLARRVPLGVDLLVPRSAKDAVIERLGVQRAGLWAYEAVRVAHRVPRLGWETDHRTIPAEIELMAPGVHLDKGCYRGQETVARVHNLGRPPRRQVLLHLDGVATDHPPARGTAVELDGRAVGFVGTAVRHHELGMVALAVLKRNVPDDARLTVGESAAAIDPE